In Thunnus albacares chromosome 10, fThuAlb1.1, whole genome shotgun sequence, a single window of DNA contains:
- the rtn4rl2b gene encoding reticulon-4 receptor-like 2b translates to MQTRWTMRASSAHNFKSGLSLWLILWLVVVKPGGVTACPRLCVCYPTPMTVSCQSQNLTIVPAGVPYDSQRVFLQNNRITELRADSFGFETQVLWLYGNNITWIEAGAFSNLRVLEELDLGDNPSLRHLEGGAFRGLEKLQSLHMHRCKLATLPHDLFHKLYSLQFLYLQENQLHFLQDDLFSDLVNLTHLFLHGNRIRALSENVFRGLVNLDRLLLHDNRIRQVNRRAFRDLGRLTILYLFNNSLAELPGQAMKDTQGIQFLRLNGNPWSCGCEARPLWEWFRKARISSSELMCTSPSQRRGQDLRFLRELDFALCPLPDPGSLAGSTTTTFSTKTRWWFSKHKPASSSKASYQKSTETVKAFPFSAVKPQYLPKTPSESFSSKYELSEDEVALPKLDQEEYWANYGNEDASIRCIDLECPPGYDNPAFPSSSSSLPTSASLLLHLLSLSVVTFSLHFLFG, encoded by the exons ATGCAGACCCGTTGGACCATGAGGGCCTCCAGCGCTCACAACTTTAAGA gtGGACTGTCTCTGTGGCTGATTCTGTGGCTGGTGGTGGTGAAGCCAGGCGGGGTGACTGCATGCCCCaggctatgtgtgtgttacCCTACGCCCATGACGGTCAGCTGCCAGTCCCAGAACCTCACCATAGTGCCGGCTGGTGTGCCCTATGACTCACAACGTGTTTTCCTGCAGAACAACCGCATCACAGAGCTTCGCGCGGACTCCTTTGGCTTCGAGACACAG GTGCTTTGGCTATATGGCAACAACATCACATGGATTGAGGCCGGGGCCTTCAGTAACCTCAGGGTGCTGGAGGAGCTGGATCTGGGCGATAACCCCTCGCTGCGACACCTGGAAGGTGGAGCCTTCAGGGGCTTGGAGAAGCTGCAGAGCCTGCACATGCACCGCTGCAAGCTGGCTACTCTCCCCCATGACCTCTTCCACAAGCTGTACAGCCTGCAGTTTCTCTACCTGCAG GAGAATCAGCTCCACTTTCTGCAGGATGACCTGTTCTCCGATCTGGTCAACCTCACCCATCTCTTCCTGCATGGAAACCGTATCCGTGCCCTCTCTGAGAATGTGTTCAGAGGCCTGGTCAACCTAGATCGCCTTCTTCTCCATGACAACCGCATCAGGCAGGTCAACCGTCGGGCTTTCCGTGACCTGGGTCGCCTGACCATTCTTTACCTGTTCAACAACTCCCTGGCTGAGCTGCCAGGCCAGGCCATGAAAGACACCCAGGGCATCCAGTTCCTCCGCCTCAACGGTAACCCCTGGTCCTGCGGCTGTGAGGCCCGTCCCCTCTGGGAGTGGTTCCGCAAGGCCCGCATCTCCTCTTCTGAGCTCATGTGCACCTCACCATCCCAACGTCGCGGCCAAGACCTCCGATTCCTCCGTGAACTGGATTTCGccctctgccctctgcctgacCCCGGCTCCCTGGCTGGAAGCACCACGACCACCTTCAGCACCAAGACCCGCTGGTGGTTCTCCAAGCACAAGCCCGCCTCCTCATCCAAGGCCTCGTACCAGAAGAGCACAGAGACGGTGAAGGCCTTCCCTTTCTCCGCGGTCAAGCCTCAGTACCTCCCCAAAACCCCCTCTGAATCCTTTTCCTCCAAGTACGAACTGTCAGAGGATGAGGTGGCTCTTCCTAAGCTCGATCAGGAAGAATACTGGGCCAACTACGGCAATGAAGATGCCTCCATCCGCTGCATCGATCTGGAGTGCCCCCCAGGCTACGACAATCCAGCCTTcccatcctcatcctcctccttaCCCACCAgtgcctccctcctcctccacctcctctccctctctgtagTCACATTCTCCCTACATTTCCTGTTTGGTTGA